A window of Asterias amurensis chromosome 10, ASM3211899v1 genomic DNA:
cctattggtggagagcgcgtcacgtgggtgtgcgtaaaccttttgttaatgcacagtaaaaagtgttaacagcatgggcgtgacacgcgagcttataagacagtttcttcattcctattggtcgagagcaacggccgggacagttgtgccacatcacgcacacagcattcccttataaggagttgtttacccgagggcggcggagggctatTCCATTTCATAGCTCGAGGGGtgctgtgttgaaagaaattactgaacaattataatttttgcacttatttttctttttgactAAGAGGAGGCTCGgccacacaggccccgataacgaaaatgagaacgagaacgagaacgataaaattgcacgccctcgattggtttaATAAGCATGGGCTTATTGCGtggattcaaccaatagaatgcgttctctttgcgtcgttatacAGTTACCATTGTCGTTACCcatgcagtgtgacttggccttaatACAGCACGTTTTAGTTTGCGGATACGTCAGCACAGTTTTTGAATGAAATAATTTGAGTTTAATAACATAATTACCAGGtagatttccattgtttacgtagttctgagcatgcgtacattatcgagaacaatggattttacctggttagtctgctgccaccaagagttCCAAAAGTCTCTCATTGTTCTGGCGGAAATTTGGGTTATTTTAACAACCTATGGTGTTAATTTTGAATCTCAGTTCAGTATCTGTATGTTATAACACTCATGGTGTCAATATTAGCACGCCAGTTTTTGTAGTGTGGGAAATAGTATGGTTTTACCATCAGTTTTACTGTagatattaaaaataataagtacaattattgtaaacaaaaacggCCTTTGACTCTAATTATCCATTATCATGATTATCAAAATGGTGAGCCGCCGCGATGCCCGATAAccatgggaaaaaaatatagtCTTGCCATCAGTTTCTCTATAGAGAAACTTGTAATCATTTTATCAGATCATTTTTAACGAAAACAAGATTTCATTGTTATAGGGACAGCTAAGTCATTGTTGGTTGATGATTAAAATGTTGCATTTGCAAAAAACGTTGTTTTAAAACTTtctgaaataataaataagtttttgtttataaGCTGCCAATTCTTTTTTCCTGGATAAttatctgactttcgcagctgAAACGACGTTGAATTCGTTCATTCTTTCACTTGCACGAACCTAAACGTACAAAAGTAAATGGTCGCAACGAAAGCATTTCAACTTCTGCTTGTGGTCGGTACCATAGTTTTTTACCACAAGAGGCTAGATCAACGTTGTTCTACTACATCTAAAAGGGAAATCCGTTTGACTAATGGCTCCTCCTATAATATTGTATCTTGCGAACGAGTTGTCATCGTTGTTAACGTTTGAACCTAGTAACTTATTTCCCTGTATGGAACAAATTTGGTTGTTATTGTCTTTGTTACACCTAGTATCTGGTACATTTCTTTGAACCCTTCTGACCCAAAACGGGTGCTCTGGTCCGAATGGGACTCCATACCGACACACAAATTACTGCACCAACTTAAGCGCTGCTGCACTTGCTGTTACATCTGGCAATGAAAACCTTTCAATctattgtatacatgtaatcTCCTGTGTCCAGGATCCACTCATTCCCATATCTGTCTTGGGCAGTGGCCGAAGCAAATCTATTACCCGATACTGCTGTAAGGGAGCAATCCCTTTCTTTGAAGGGGACTTTCTTCTggaacaccattgtcacatctCCTTATGAAGGAGCGTACATCTCGGCCAGAAGTATCTGCTAAGCTGTCCATCGTGTACTTCTTCAAGTGTCTCTTTCCTCAAATTTTGAGGCACCAGTAGCAGCAATCTTACTACTTAACTTCCCCATCGTCTGACTCCCGTCTCCAATTAACCAACCCATCTCTCACACATAGGCCCTAGTTGGTTTCCGATCAGACCAATGTGTCTTATGAACCGCTGTCAGGTGGGAAATTATCCTCCAAACCCGGACGGTCCTTGCCCTCCTTTTTGGCACTTACGACCAAACGTATGGTCTCGTTCTCCACTGAGCTTTTCTGAGAGCCTCCACCGGTATACATGGTTGGGCCGCTATGTCCCTGACTAAAAGTTTATCTCTAATTTAACCTCAATCTGACGCCCTCTCTGACGTCCCCTCTGACTCTTTCTTTTCTATAACTTCTTCCCGGCCACACTGCTTAAAGGGTCGTCTTGACAACCCATCAGCGTTGCCGTGCTTCTTTCCAGCTCTGTGCTGAGTCTCCATTAGAAATGAGCTCTCTGTCCCACTGCAGAAACTATGGGCTTACAATCTAAGTCTCTGCAGCTCACCCTCACACATTCTCTCTACTCATCTATGTTCTCTTCAGTTGCCTCTAAACCGCAAACATGTATCTCTTATAGGTTGCTCTCTCAAcctcagaaatttctttttctgATTTCTAAGAAAACCCAAAACTTAATTTCCAATGCAATTTGACCTAATCAGCACCAATCATCCCACTTATGACACAATTTTTTGCGGGTTTCCCGCGAGACTCAAAAAAACCTCTGGGCTCTCCCCTTATCTTGAACTAAATTGTACCTCAGGCCCGGGATTCAGGGAAATACATTTGAGTAGTCTCGGGCCAAGGGGATGCAGGCTCGTTTTGGTGGAAATCTACCACCCACATCGATACCTGGCTGTCAGTACACTCTGGGCATAGCGGGATATCTACTAGGGTTGGGAGAACACAAATAAGGTGACTCAGGCACAGCTCTTTGTGTAAGATCTATTTTGTTGTCTCCTTGTCCGATGGAAATTGTATTTCCTTTCTCTATTCTTTAACCAAACCTTATAACATCACCGGCAATTCACGCCGTGCATGTGCGTCGCATGCACACCCAGGCATCGCCCAAGTACATCGTGATTGGCCGCTGCCTTCCTGCCGTGTCTACGCCCGACAGCTAGCCTCCGGTAGCCCGCTCCTACCGGATTGACCACTCACGCTGCCGACCTCTCCGGCCTACTTCCACAGTGCAAGTTCATGAACCCTTCAAAATCCAGAAGGTGTGGATCCACCCTATCTTGTCACAGTATTTGTAGATGAGCTACATGGCAAATATTACCCAACATCTGCTACTAACTAAACTCTACCCTTAAAAAGGGTCAGCAAAAGTGACAGTGTCAATCATCCGCCAAACCACGCCCATTTTATGATGTATTTTGTGTACATTATCAGTACCTAATCAACTACAAGGTCAAAGTCTTTGAGACAACAAAATTACTATATCAATAAAAATGTTTCCACGACGATATAAAAGCAGGCATATAACTTTAAGTAAGACCACTTTCTCACAAAGTACACTCCATCTTGCTCCCAACATGAATGCCTTCATTCTCCTCGGCCTGGTGGCGGTCATCGCTGTTGTTTATGTAGATGCTCATGGTCGAATGTGGGAACCAGCGGGTAGAGGATCAGAATGGAGACGAGGTTTCCAGGTCCCAGAAGAGAAGAAAGATTACAATGATATGGAAGGCTTTTGCGGAGGAAGAACGGTAAGTAACACTATAATTTGCATGCCGGTGTAACGGTAGTGTCACGGGGAattatgtgccccccccccccccacccgttCAACGGGCTGAGGGGACATAATTTCCTAGGGGATTCTGTCCAGCCCGTAGGGATTTCTTTccgccaggggaataacctaaCAAGAGACAGTTTATCCTAGGTGATACTGTCTCGGTGCGTTGTACCCTAGACATACAAAAATTGGTTGGGGGATTCACCGGGGGGAGGGGAACCTCCGTCCACATCGGTGTCATGAATCTTACTGTGCGTGTGTGGCCCATAGAGCTGCATATAAACTTATTAGACACGATGCTACTATTCAGTTGTTTCATTGATTTACAGTTTAGTCCGTGCTACTCCCAGACCAATTAAAATGCTACTGGTCAGGAAAATAATAACGGGAAAATTAACGAAATGCACGGGTTCACGTGGGACGGGGAGAGGAAGGGGGCATGGAGATTTGGACACGGTGATACGTGGGACGTGGGAGGGAACGGTACTTTTTGTTACGGGGGAACGATGGCATGTGGACATtaacttattattttaaaacgtCGCCGTTTTTTCCAACAATGTTACCATCACGCCCAAAGGTTTCCCTTTGCCACGGTAGTTTAGCACTGTACAATTATAGAACTCTGCAATGAGGACTATAATCAATTTGATGgttcgccccccccccaaaaaaaaaaaaacgcactcAAAGTATAGGCTCAAACTGTCTTTGGGTTAGTGGAGTAATTTTGAGTGGGCGACACAAACGTAAAGATTGGATTAGGCCCCGCCTCTCTGTACACTCGGCCTATTCAACTATGGAAGGGGTGAATTATGTTTAATCAGTTATAATATTTAAAGTAGTGAtcttttaatagcgccctcagaATCAGGAGGTGGACAGGGATTTTATAGATCAGAAAAAACTCATGATTACGTCATATCGAAGCTTTTCGTTCCCCAACAGCGATGTGGGGACTTGACAACgccttttgttttagccatgtTTAACACTGAAAATAATCATATCGACTGTGTTTATGCTCTATTAGGTACAATGGCAGCATAACGGTGGCAAGTGTGGTGTATGTGGAGACAACTGGGCCGATCCAGAGCCACGTGAACATGAAGATGGTGGGAGATATGACGCTGGTATTATCACAGGGACGTACGCGTCCGGAAAGGTCATCGAAATCCAGGCAAGCTATAATGGGCATCCAccttaaccaaaggcgctgggatgggcaaacgtatcgaaagctgcaaaacaaaatgcaattgtacgatgttatttatttgatttgggGGGTTGATCAaacaattgactagagtggggttcgaaccaacgacctccggagtAACATgacggcgctctaccaactgtgaGCTATAAtgcagccctatgttggtggtctctctATTTTAGTTTTGTCAATatctgccgtgtagccagggatcacacacaAACTACTATAatctgggaagcggcagccaggggatcatctTAAAGGGGATGCaacattttgtataaaatgtaaccattcagtttcccttgttgtttatattgatgttatttatttgtatacaatttcaGCCGGATGTTACAGCCAATCATCTTGGTTGGATTGAGTTCCGTCTGTGTGCTAGAGATAGCCGAAGCACTCCTCTTACCCACCAGTGTTTGGACCAACACGTGTTGGCGGACGTGAAGGGGGAGACTCGTTTCTGGATAGGGAGTGCTAAAGGAGTGCTCAAATTCCAAATTCAACTCCCTGCTGGTGTCAGGTGCAAAGAATGTGTTATTCAGTGGAAATACAACACAGGCGAGTGCATAATCAATATATTAGAAACACTAaagggccagtcacactgcagcgataacgaaaacaataacgataaagacgcaaagagaacacattttattggttgaattgctccacgcagaatacgcgcacgcccattcaaccaatcaagaagcgttctctttgcgtcgtgatcgttatcgttttcgttatcgctgcagtgtgattcGGCCTTAACATTAAAAATCACAAAACGCCGTAAAGACAGTTTTTCATAAGTTTAAACGAGATGAGCAAAAAGACAGTTATAATACGTACACAATTATATTGTACAATAAAACCGACACAAAAACAATAAGAGTCGTTTAACACTTTAACACCACAAGTAAAAGCAATACAGAATAAACAAAAGATTCAAAGGTAACGCcttcttaaacaaaaaatgttatttaaaaTTCCACAGTTGATACTGTCCTCAACTGAGTAAGAAGCTGACTTTAGAGAGCCGGACATcaacactataaaaaaaaacaattaaaaactaaaatttaaaaaaattaaaaaattacgAAGGCAGAAATTGCTTTGCGTATAATGTTCTTTATTCATCAGATAAACTTTCATAATATTCGAAATTGTTTAAACGTTATGATATTTATTCATAAGCAAATACTTCTCACATTGCCCCTCATTGTGAATAATAAATGTGTTACACTTATTGACCGTAGAAtaagttgaaacatttttttaccGAAAGTAAATGTTTCAAAGGTAAAATGTATCAAACTTGaccataatataacaaacatattaataatgtttttttttcttgtttaattCAGGTAATGACTGGGGTATCTGTCCCAATGGAAGCGGGTTGGTCGGCTGCTCTGACACACCAGAACAGTTCTACGCATGTGCAAACGTCGAAATTGTTTAAACATAGCGATAACTATTCACAACATTATTAATAGCAAATGGTAAAATGGTGCAAGAATGTttgaaaaattgttaaaaaccaaATAGATTGGAGTTTTGATTTAATAGTTTATATTTGATTTTTGTGTGATGTTATCAAGGAAGAGACGAGTCTTGGGTTGGTCAGATTAATGTTCACCTTATCTGGAGTTATAATATATGTTGCAGATTAACAAGAGTGAATAAATTGTACTGTTGTTTAGTATTCAAATGTAACCAAAATAATTTCACCTGCAACAACATTCTAATAAAGAAAGCAATCCAAAGCATTTATTGTCTCCATTCATTGTGTCCTGTTTGATGACCCAAACTGGTTACAAGTCATCCACCAAAATTTGTGAAACTTGTTTTCGGTTATTGGGTTATCACAGAAAGGCTTTgcttgaattattattattccgtgaaatgctttactttttttagaaaacaataaaacaattatcaattctcgatatcgagaatgaacggatttattttaaacacatgtcatgacacagcgaaacgtgcggaagcaAGGGTGGTTTTCCCCGATGACCGACGAGccctaaattttcactggtttgttattttatatattagttgtgatacacgaagtgtgggcctctggacaatactgtttaccgatgttgtgcgattgctttaaaggggACACTCAATTTGCGAAATCCGGGCCATGATCAAGCAAGCCTTCCTTCTTCCAGTTTTCGTATTTTTCCTCTTTTCCTCTTCTTATTGGGCTCcctaaaaatgtatatataagtGGCACATTTAttgtttccttaaaggcagtggacactattggtaattactcaaaataattattagcataaaacctttcttggtgaccagcaatggggagaggttgatggtataaaacattgtgagaaacggctccctctgatgtgccaTATGTTTtcgaaaagaagtaattttccacgaatttgattttgagacctcagatttagaacttgaggtctcgaaatcaaccatctaaacgcacacaacttcgtgtgacaagggtgttttttctttcattattatcttgcaacttcgacgaccaattgagctgaaattttcacaggtttgttattttatgcatatgttgagatacaccaagtgagaagactggtctctgacaattaccaatagtgtccagtgtgtttaCCCAAAGGCAGATACGTTATCGTTGAGAGCATTGGTTtctatattgttttactttgtcgccATGCAGTTGTCGTTATAAATCACATTACTTCTGCATTCAAACAACATAGTTACCTTCTTTACGAACGTTGTATTGTTCAATTTCGAGTTCTCTGTTTTCAGCCTTATAACTACACATGGTGTACCATAAAGCAAATACCCAAAATACCTATTTTGTCGCGCAACGCCCCCTGTTGAAATAAACTGCTAGTCCAGGAAGCTAACTAGAGAGCGCTGGCTCTGGACGGCCTTACCGGAAAAACCCCGAGCGGCTAGCACCATTGGGACTGATATATACCGTCCCGATCTGATACAATTACACGGGATCCGAAATAGCATGCAAGTAGTTTCATTGAAGCGCTGCAATGGTTTTCTTTGAGGAACTAAAAATTTAGATTTCGCAATGTGCACTAAGACAACACTGTATCCTGTGGACCATTGGCTCGATATCCGTCTCACACATTAGGTCTGTAAGGATGTCCGGCCGACCATCGTTTTAGAACGAATCAAACTTTTCCCTCTAAAAGGACTGACAAGGACCTGGCAAAAAGTCTTTTACTACAAACATTGGAATAATAATGCACTGTCCGTCAAGGAAGTAATTTCGGTTGAACGatcttacatgtatatcaacATGTACCGCGTATCAACTAGAAATCAAACCGTTGGAAaccaatgacgtcatttcatttttgaaatggCAGCTCAATTTCCTTACGAAGGTAAACCATTAGATACAAACTCCAAACAAACCGACTAAATAATCGGGTAATTGGTATCGAAAAATGACAGAATCGATCCCGCATCCAAATAATTCCCATTCAAATCATTAGTACGTCAGGTGAAAGTTCAAATTTCTTCACGTCCCGTTcgcaaatattaaaaatatcGCTTCTTAGTTCAAGTTCGCTCTATTTGGTCATGGAATTGCACTCATTCTTCTGAGACAGTCTGTGAGAGTGCACTAAATCGTTTGTATGACAGTTCATGAAAAataatagataataataataagacttgtaatgcgcacgtatccaccctgctgggtgggAAAGGCTAATTTCTCTTTCAGAAACAGACGATATTGTGCTATTTTTTGTTAGAATAttcccactcaaataattatcCTTATACTCTGACTGTACATTTACACGCAAACTATAATCGTAAGATATATAATGTACAAGTAACATAGATGATAAGTAAAGATGTCGTGCCTACATGACTTTTCTGCCGTTGTCGCGGTCTCAGATGTCCGCCGTGCTAGAAGCTCCGGATTACCGAATACGGCAGTATTGCGTCATTTCATACCTGCGCATAGCAAGCGAAAGTTGTCGATTTTAGTGCCTCGCTGAGTCGACTTTTTGGCTCGAGCTCGTGTAGCTGTCATTGCGACGTCCAGAATTAAATCGTGTGATGAACAAGTGGAGCGTCTACGAGCGTCTGTGGATATTCTGCCACAGCAAAGGGACTTTTCTGGAAACCGGACTGCTGCTAATTTTACCTTAGATATGAGGTTTCGTTTTCGGCTTCTCGATGCTCGTCCCTGACTAGAAATGTTGTGATGACTATGCTCATTTAGTTATATGCTGAAAACGAAAATGCTCATCAGTGCTTCTGAATGAGGAAATGacagcacaaatatttgcagtAAGCATCAATATACTTTGCCCAAGTGTTGTGGCACAGCGTGGCACGAAATATTGCACTGGATGCATTGTTAGCCTTTAGACTCgggttgttttgttattgtaaagAACAATTGTTCAGTTACCATTGTTCAATTGTCCAACACCATATAGCTAGAGGCAAACAGTTTAACAATCTtgattaaacaattttttacatTGCTTCAAACAGAGCCTAAACAGCTTCGCCTAAACGAAATAGTGAGATATCGTCATGCATTTGGTGGCTCTGCAAAGTGTGCTTGTCATCACTGGGTTTCTTGGTGGTGTTGAAGGGCAACTTTCAACAGTAACTTTAAGTCCGTATGAAGCAAATCCACCAGTTGAGTACGTAGAAGTGACTGAAGGTGACAATTTGACCATGACATGTGCTGTTGCGAACTATTGGCCACGGAATGTGTATTGGGGAAAAACTGAATTCAGTGTTTGGTTGACGAAGGACTCGGACGTTTATCCCGATAATTCACGTGTATCGGTGAGAATATTTCAGGGTGAGCATTATAACATTTATTCTTTGCAGATATCCAACATTTTAACTGAAGATTCTGGGACGTACTTTTGCCATGTTCCATGGAAAAATTGGGCAAACAGGGTAGGATATGTTGACATTTTCGTTAGGAACTTTCCCAAAGACAAACCTAGTTGTTATACGATTCAAGCTGCAAGTTCAACTTCCGTCTATTGTGACACGGTGAACAGTTATCCCGGAGTCAACGTGACATGGACGATTAACGGAGCAGGGGACGACGATATCCCGAACGGCAACGTTTTTTATCACTTTTACAGAGGGCGCGTGCGGACGGAGCTTCGGTTGAACTCCAATGTTTTGGGGAACCGCCGCACGAGGAAGTTTGTCTGTACCGTCACCAGCTCCGAATTCCCGGGGTTAAATCACACTTGCTCGGTCAACGTGATTTTAGGCAGAGACGTAACAACGGAAGCGTACTTCGTTGGGACTGTGCCATCCACTGCAACCGGTTCTCTGGACTCTGGTTTCACTGGTGTCGACAATGAAGAGACAACGTCAGAATCTCTGCCTGAAACTAAGGGTTCTGATGTCACACAAATCCCATCAGGTTCACCAGTTGTAGTTACTGATAACACGCTAGCTATTGCCTTAGTGATTCCTGCTCTTTTCATCGTACTTGCCACTGTACTGATTTGTGTTTTGAAACGCCAGAGGCAAAGGAAAAACCAACGGGGTTTTGGAACAAACAAGACCACATCACCGAACGACCAGACCAATCCCAGTGCAGGAGAAGTTGTCGACCCTTTTTCGTTGGCACAGCTTCAAAATGACACTTATGCTGACATTTCAAACTCGTCGAACAATACAGGTTTAAACGGGAAGGACGTATCCCCGCGAGCCGGTCAGTTTGACCCCACCAGCCTGCCTTATTCCGTCACCCCGCTTCAGAAACAGACTATCGACAGTGATGCCGGTATTCCAAGTTTGTCGTGTAAACCAACAGAGGATGTCGAGAACCATACTTTATTTCCGTTTGAAATCGAGTTAGACCTCAACGGCGATTGTGTCGTTTACTCACAGATACCGGATGAGTCTGCGAAACGTGACCTTAAGGGCCGGAGTTCTGATCACAAAACGGTCAAAGCAGAGCACTCTGAGGAACGCCAAGAGGATACTGGTTATGAACTTCTGAAAATTGACTGTCAGGATAGCAGTACATCCGTGCCGAAATTAAGGACGAACTTGCCTCGAAAGATTGTTGGACAAGCGCAACAAAATGGTTGGCCTGCAGATGAACTTGAAGGAGCCGACGACCATTTCATTCAAGATGAATCGGAGGAAGGGAGTGTCGTTAATCCTATATACGAACCTTTTGAGAAGGGGTATAAGAGCCAGTACCCTGTCCCTACAACACAGGATGAGAGTGGGAAATGGTCAAGTCCTGAAAACGCATTGGTCAAATCAGACAACCCTGCGGAACATCAAGTGGACAATATTCATTACGAAGTTTTAAACGGGGTTCGTATGGATAGCATGACATCTGCGCTGGGCATTCAGACGAACTCGTCACAAAGTCGGGCACCTCATCATGACGAATACGAAGGAGTCGACGACTATTTAATTGGAGACGAATCGGATGAAGGGAGTGTCGACAATCCTATTTATGAACCTTCTGGGAATGGGAAAACTAACTGAGATTCAACCTAGTTCAGAatttatctcaaagaaatctAAGCCGTTTGAAAATGACTTCAAACTTGCTGAGATTGAAAGTGTCGCTTTTAAGCACATCCATGTATTTTTGGATgataattaatctcagatcaatctgacaACTTGAAGATGAAGTATTCGCTTCAGCACTTCGagaaaacaaagtaattttcaacgaatttgatttcgagacctcataattagatcttgaagtctcgaaatcaagcatctaaaagcacacaactttgtgtaacaacggtgttttttctttcattattatctcgcaaatttggcgaccattaccaaacgtatacagaccctttaattcAGTGATAACAACTATAGTAAAGATGTCAGAtcttttgccgatttgaccccaaaattttgatttaaaattcaataggtattttggtgggggtcgagaaagttagaagctttcatttgagccattgctcgaaaaagtccgccaattattagtagcagtgacataaagtgctcaaagttagtttttgtcgggatcccgacaatatatcacgtgaccaattcttatgtgttttataagaaacgtttaaaatttttgtcatggttcttgaccattaaaagtaaaagttaaactttgtattcgttagagcgggtgatactctttaaaATCGAAAGCGAAATCGAAATCAAATACATGGAaaattactcgaaaactactccacttcaaagggagccgtttctcacaatgttttatactaccaacctctccccattactcgccaccaagtaaggttttatgctaataattattttgcgtaattaccaacagtgtccactgcctttaatgtttggggccaaaaatctgacgtttttttttttttttttgtgcgaaAACAACCAGGAAGTTTGGCATCTATAGGTTAGGTTTCACAAGGAACTAAGTGTCAAAATACCACACCATACAAGACAAAACAGAAAGCTTTACGCACAAGCTATTTTTATGTTTCCTGTTTATATGTAACTTATTTTCAGTTATTAGTCTTTGTTCACTTTTTCGTTTACAGTTTTACagaacaaagaaaacacaaaagatgaagaaaaaaattattacagGTAATAAACTGTCGAGGAATtaacaccatttgtaatttGTACTAATCCAACAGATAGTTAAGTAATATGTTAGTTTTCGATATATCTATTAATCGAGATTGgtcattattaaaaacaaaaattatgttcGGGACTATTAATTATCGATTGGTAATAATAGCCTATATTGTTAATTATCGAGATTGGTTTATCGAAATGGGTAAtaaacaatattggtaattatcgaGAGTTTTCAGTTTTGGTATCGACTTGATAATCAGTTAAATAATCAACAATATTCAATTTATCTTTTTTGTCTCACTTGTATTGTTTCTATTGACCTTTTCATCGACACCTCGATCCAACATCGATCCAACATCCAGCAATAACTGTTGCCACACCCGATCTTTACTAACGGTCGCCAGTTACTTCTCTCGCTCTTTCTCGTTATGAAACATAATTATGCCCTTGTGTATTATAGCCGTTTGTACTATTGCTAGTATTCAGCAACATTTGTTACACAGTAATTTTCTAAATTATATCTACCGTGTTTACGGTTTCGGTCATGCAAATAATCAAGTTCGGACCAGCAAAATATCTGTTTTATTGACAATAATCTTTGAAGTGGATtgaatttaaataaatgttCAACATACAAATGTTTATGTACGGTCTTGGTTTGGGGATTGAAACTTCAATTTCCTTTTCGTCATAAGATAATCACCCGATCTTGAAATCGAACCGACATATCCGGGTAGAATGACATCTGAAACTGATGATAAGAAATCAGTTACACGACCACTGATAATACTATTTCCATTCGAAATACCGGTTAGACTTGTatacaagtcgttaatggttcGTCACGGTGATAGTCGAGTCGTGGTGAGTGGCGTGTACTGGTTCAGCCTCCGTGATCGAGTACTgttctcgcgagatcactgctcccACGCGGAGCTCGCCGCTGCGCACACACTCCCTACTCACAGCGCCAGAGCAGCAGTCTCCCTGCTgtgggccagcagtctcgctgtgggccagcagtctcgcgagaatactaACCAGTGTTGCGGGAATCGCGGAGAGAGTTGGACCGCTGTCACCGCGACAGACAACGACTTGTCAACGAGTTTAAG
This region includes:
- the LOC139943083 gene encoding uncharacterized protein, with amino-acid sequence MNAFILLGLVAVIAVVYVDAHGRMWEPAGRGSEWRRGFQVPEEKKDYNDMEGFCGGRTVQWQHNGGKCGVCGDNWADPEPREHEDGGRYDAGIITGTYASGKVIEIQPDVTANHLGWIEFRLCARDSRSTPLTHQCLDQHVLADVKGETRFWIGSAKGVLKFQIQLPAGVRCKECVIQWKYNTGNDWGICPNGSGLVGCSDTPEQFYACANVEIV